From the genome of Primulina huaijiensis isolate GDHJ02 chromosome 11, ASM1229523v2, whole genome shotgun sequence:
TTGTTCCAAGCTTTCAAATTCTTTAGGCCCAAGCCACCTGCTTCAATTGGTTTGCATAGAGTGTGCCAAGCAATGGGTGGATGTTTAGTAGGCCACACAAATTTCCGACATAACGAATATATTGCATCAATAATGCACGAGGGTAGAGGAAGAATAGATAACCAGAAACACTCAATACCCTGAACAACTGACCTGATAAGCTCAAGCTTACCCGCATAAGACAGTGAATGACGTGGCCAAGAGCTGATCTTAGTTGAAATGGTGTCGACTAGGGGGATGTAATCCAAAGCCCTAAGTTTTTTGGACGCAAGAGGCACTCCTAAATATCTGAATGGAAGATTTCCAAGAGCAAAACCAGTAACATCAAGGATTTCTAGTCTCACAACGTCAGGAACACTAGCCATGTAAACATTAGATTTCAGTATATTGATTCGAAGGCCCGCCATATCCCCAAATCTATTCATGCAATGCATCATCAAAGAGACACTACGAGCATCACCTcgagataataataataaatcatcaGCATAAGCTAGATGGGTGATTCCTAAGTTTTTACACTTAGGATGATACCCGAAAATCTGATTACGAGCCATCATCTTCAATTCTCGAGAAAGAACTTCAATGCATAAAGCAAATAAATAAGGGGATAGCGGATCACCTTGTCGAAGTCCTCTCTTGCCTTCAAAATGCCCATGAAAGTGCCCATTAATGACAATAGAAAAAGAAGTCGTGGAAACACATTCCATAATCCAGTTGATAAAAGAACATGGAAAATTTAAGTGAGTGAGAACTCCCTTTAAGAAACACCAGTCAACTGTGTCATATGCCTTCTGAAGATCAATTTTAAGCATGCATCTAGGTGATCCTCGCTTCCTAGAATATTTCCTGAGTGGTTCTTGGGCGAGATGAATATTATCCACTATCGATCGTCCTTCAATGAAACATGTTTGCGCTCCATCAACCACCTTTCCAATCACGGTCCTCAATCTGCTCACAAGTATTTTCGAGATGATCTTGTAAAACACAGTACAACAAGAGATAGGTCTATAATCATGCACTGATGTTGCTCCAGGTGTCTTCGGTATTAATGATATAATTGAATGATTCTACTGTTTCAAAATGCGCCCATTTTTGAAGAACTCAAGCATTGTATTAAAAACATGTTCCCCAATAATATGCCAAGAACTTTTGAAAAAGAAGGAGCCGTACCCGTCGGGACCCGGAGCTTTGTCATTGTCAATATCAAACACTGCCTCAACAACTTCAGCTTGAGTTGGTAAGCTCGCTAATTCTTGCCAGCAATCTGAAGGAACTAACGGCCCAGATAATATAGACTCATCAGCAAGTGGTGTTATATTAATCTTCGAACCCAGCAGAAGCTTGTAAAAACTAATAAACTCTTGAGCAATTTCACCTTGATGCATGGTTGTACGTCCATCAGCTTTTCGAATGACTACAATGGCATTACGCTTGTTGTTTCTCTTAATGAGATCATGAAAGAATTTTGTGCATCGGTCACAACTTCACACATTACACGCAATTTCGGCCCTAACCACGCATCATCCCTCGTCGGCAGCCTCGCCCTCACCGCACATCACCCATCGCTCGCTCCTCGCCCCTCACTGTGCTTGGCCTCTCGCCCAAACTCCTAGACCACCACTTGTTCAATGGATTGTCTCACCTAGCCACCATCACTCATCGTCTCGCCCCTGCACCTAGCCCTCGCCCCTCGCCTTCTCGACCATGCCCATCAACTCAACCTCGTCCCCCTCTCACCTTCGTTCTCGACTCTCGCCCAACCTCTCCTCGCAACTCCCACCCTCGTCCTCGCCCTCGCCCTCGCCCTCGCCTCGCCTTGGCACACTCGCCCCTCCCTCTCGCTCTTGCTTTGCCCTCGCCTCTCGCCCATTCATCTAGTTCACCCATTCCTGCTTGCCCATCTCACCCTCGCCCTCGCCACACTTGTCCCGCCCTGCCCCGCCTGCACCTAGCCCTCTCCCATCGCCCTCGCCACACTCCCCCGCTTGTTTGACAGGCTGCCAACGCCAACAACATGAGTGCTTCCTACGAAATCGAGAGAGAAAATGCCGAACTTTTCAACAACTATCAAGATAAGGAAATCGTAAGCCATAGTCGTCCTGGTAAAGAAATCTTTCACGTGAATCAACAAATGAACATAGCCAATGCTGATACACTATGGTATGATCACTCATCCTCTCACATTTCTCTTACCAGTGAATCAGACCTTACGGCTTCATGGCACATTCTTTTTTCCCACAAAATCATCATCCCGACCTCCAAAGATCGACCATATCTTGCTCCCAAGGGTTAGTATACCTTTTCCAACATCAGCTAGAAGCAGGTCTCCGTTTTCCTCTATCCGAGTTCTTCCAAGAGCTCGGCAGTTATTACCAAGCGCACCTAGGCCAACTTACCCCCAATGCCTTCCGTTCAATATGTAGCATTGTGGTTTTATTACGAGCTCTAAGACTTCCTCTAAATTGTTCCacattcttttaatttttggtcCTGGCCAAGTCGAAGGAAGGGCCTTTCTTTGTAACTTCTCGATCCAGTCGCAAACTCTTTGACGAGATACCCAGTAACGTAAAAGATTGGAGAAAatacttattctttattcaACCTCCCAAAGAGTGGACATGTACAATGGAGTGGTATAGCACTTTCACTAAACCTAACCTTCCCAAAGATTTCAAGAAGGACAACACATACTTGCGCATATTAAGTGCACTAGAGGACCGATGTTTTAGCATCCCCAAACTTTTATCTGAATATCTTTTATGCTATGTCTGGTTAAGTCCCGTAAAATCAAACTGAAAGGCGAAGCCAATAGATATTCCCCTATTTCTACCTTACCTTGTTTCATTTATTACTTATTATGTTCTTTGATGACATTCTCATCTGATTTTTTGTCTTTATTCGTAGGTACTAGAGTCGTTAACGTTATATTTCTTCGTGAGCTTGAAATAAAGGGAAAGCTGGGGGGCTCATCATCGGCACCCAAAAATTAAGTAACCCTATAAGCGAACTCTATCGTAAAAAGTGGCACAGGAATGCACAAGCACTTCCTCAACGTTGATAGATGCACCGCATTATTGACtgtaaaatatgtgtttattaATCAGTTTGGGAATTCCGATACTCATAGGTCGGACTTAATTAAGACCGCTAATGTATTGCTTAACAGAATTATAAAATCACCTTTCTTGCACCATTGCCCGATCCTTGAAATAGTTTGATTTGATCTAGGGTGAACCGTGCACAAGCCAATAGCTTTTGAAATACAATTTTTGCTCGTAGAATCATGTTGGAATTCAGACAATAGGTAATTACGGGTAAACGAACTGGATTTGTCATGTTCCaagcataaaaaaaattggtaaatTAAAAGCTAAAACACGTATTGGAAATTGGAAAGCAACGGGAGAACTATTAACAAGCTTGAACAATTCTTACCGAATACCAAACATGAAATCTCAGTGCATTCTAATACTAAAACATCCGAAATTTCATGAAACCTTACCTCGTCAAGTAAACTGTCATCGCCTTTTACGTAGAATGTAAAACAGAGCCAGTGCTATTAGGGGATATAAATTCCAGTAATTGGTCTCTAGGGCCCTTCCACTGTTCCCACAGCTGGTAAATTGGATCACATATTGGCCGGTTCTAAATATGCTTCTTACATATTTGATACCTAGTCGTCTGCAGTTTCCATATTTGCTCCCTTTAGGTGCAGGTGTTTTTCCCTTTTTTGGAAATCAGTCAAGCCCTTCCCACTTCCAGTTACACCAACTTTCCCAAACGGATCATCTGGAGATTTGAATATGCTCTCTCGCTTTCGACCAGAGAAGAATCCAACCTGAAGAATAAGTCAAAAAGGATTAAATCGACCAGAGAAGAATCCAACCTGAGGAATAAGTCCAAAaggattaaaataaaaaaaaatgtcatgAACAATGAGGAGAATGACAAATAGGATcaagttttgtttttaaattgtaCACCAATATGTAAGCTTCACATACATTTAGTCACCTAATGCCTTGAATTTAGATATCAGAGAAAGGTAATAGACAAGTTTAGGGAAAACAAAGTAAAATGTAAATGGAAATCTGAGCAAAAAAGACGAGAGATGAGAAAAATCGTACAATTTGGAATATAAAACAAAAGCTCCGCACCATTTGGATGTataaaaataatcaagaaataaCAGGAATAAGACACGCTGAGAGCTTCTTTCGACCTGCTATTGAAGTTTCTAGAGGATCTAATGTAGCCTTCGAACAGAACATAGGTGACTAAACTTTTCCAACATTTGATCTCCTGTGTCTACTGGTAAATTTAGAGAATGTTGAGGTTTGTAGGTGAAAAGAGGAGCAAAGCAAGTGGACAGCATAAATAAGGAAATTTCAATATTAAGGATAGAGACTGCTATCATGTAGGAAGTTATCAAGTCAATTCCAGACGCAGCCGTGCAAGTGCCATTGTTTTTGCCCAAGAGTTTGCTGGCAAGCATACCTTCTTGGCCCGGCCTTTAGTTGTCTGGAATTGCTGCCAGGCAGTTTGTCTCTTATTCTGTGTAACCTCTTGCTCTTCCAACCGCATCTTGGACTTGAAAGCATGTATCTTTTTTCGCTTTGCCGCTTTCTTTTAACAGCAAATTTGTTAAGTAAAAATTCAGAAAGTGCAGAACTCTAGACAAGTTGTGGCTGAAATATGATCTTATGGCTCAAAAAACTGTTCAGAAATTCTAAACATACCACATCTTCGGGATCATTAAGATTGATTTGAAGTTTTTCGGGCACGGTCCAGGACTGGAAATCTTTGGCAGCAGCTTGAGCAATCTACCGTTTAAGGGCTTCCTTTGTAGCCACAGCCACCTTTTCAGCTTCAAGCAATGGGTCAGCCGTGTCTTCTTGAATTGGTCTAACATTATCAGGATCCACATGGAATCACCAATTAAACAAAGCCACTCAAATCAAGTGTTCTCAGAAAAATTTCAGTACAACATTATGCGAGCACAAACGAAGAACTAGAAGAATGAAATCAAAGATCGTAAATTATTTCCTCTGGCACCAATAACAATTTCTGGGCCATCAAATTTGTCACTAAGAGATTTTAGTTAGTTCGACTTGTTCGGAATAGTGAAGgtaaacaaaaattgaaaaccAGAAATAAACAGAGTGATGACCATACAAAGAAGAATAAGATAGAGTTCTGGCACCAAGATTCCTTTGCAGTTTGCATCACGAAGCATGACACTAGGGATTTTCAATTCACACAATTAGGCACTAATAAGCTCTGTTCTAAAAATCGGCCTAGACAGCGGCGCAGCAGCCGACCGCCTTTAAAAAGGGCTAGTCGGCCAGCCTAGGTGGCAATTCCGCCTGCACGGTTCTAGGCGGTCCTAGGCGATTaggacttttatttatttattttttgtttttttttttaaaaactattattcttatttaaattgaaagtcaattaataaaatgaaagttaaattttttataatctcTTAACTAAAGTCTAACAAGAAATGTCATTTGATGGCTTGTCCTAACACATCATATTTCATTTTCGTCTGTGTCTATAGTGAAAAACTTCACGAGGATGattttgcataaaaaaaaaaaagaggatgaTCGCAAAGAtgatattgaattaatttaaatcatgatttaatatactaaaataaaaaatttcatcttaTTTTTTATTAGTCATGTTCTCCCATCTATAtcaaa
Proteins encoded in this window:
- the LOC140988449 gene encoding uncharacterized protein, producing the protein MNGREARAKQEREGGASVPRRGEGEGEGEDEGGSCEERLGESRERSCDRCTKFFHDLIKRNNKRNAIVVIRKADGRTTMHQGEIAQEFISFYKLLLGSKINITPLADESILSGPLVPSDCWQELASLPTQAEVVEAVFDIDNDKAPGPDGLRTVIGKVVDGAQTCFIEGRSIVDNIHLAQEPLRKYSRKRGSPRCMLKIDLQKAYDTVDWCFLKGVLTHLNFPCSFINWIMECVSTTSFSIVINGHFHGHFEGKRGLRQGDPLSPYLFALCIEVLSRELKMMARNQIFGYHPKCKNLGITHLAYADDLLLLSRGDARSVSLMMHCMNRFGDMAGLRINILKSNVYMASVPDVVRLEILDVTGFALGNLPFRYLGVPLASKKLRALDYIPLVDTISTKISSWPRHSLSYAGKLELIRSVVQGIECFWLSILPLPSCIIDAIYSLCRKFVWPTKHPPIAWHTLCKPIEAGGLGLKNLKAWNKALLAKTLWNIHNKKDSLWIKWINHEYSHVPNVWSWVWKKDQSPLIKNIIIIRDNLISAHGSAQASIQMLDSWFGVSKGLNRAYDFFVAQQHRWPWKPLISKRCILPKHKFILWLLAHRKLLTRNRLEYLEDKSIRSWLHMRKIMGSPSSILAAFRGIYRGSSTINKMRCVALAATVYHTWNIRNRKVFENQLPNINAAVMKIKIHVFRTIDNAVEVIDYLH
- the LOC140987887 gene encoding LOW QUALITY PROTEIN: uncharacterized protein (The sequence of the model RefSeq protein was modified relative to this genomic sequence to represent the inferred CDS: substituted 1 base at 1 genomic stop codon), whose amino-acid sequence is MENIEGEEVNIQELVSNLSTYKQQLQQVRQLLDDDPKNSEYLDMEKELLEVIELTEELLATAKQSDSNSGFGNGISTEPSSASHFSWSSSNPKSGSRTEIVHKFPVGIKVQAVWSEDGEWYDGTIEDHTVNGYYICYDGWGNKEEVDPDNVRPIQEDTADPLLEAEKVAVATKEALKRXIAQAAAKDFQSWTVPEKLQINLNDPEDVKAAKRKKIHAFKSKMRLEEQEVTQNKRQTAWQQFQTTKGRAKKVGFFSGRKRESIFKSPDDPFGKVGVTGSGKGLTDFQKREKHLHLKGANMETADD